In Paraburkholderia flava, one genomic interval encodes:
- a CDS encoding TrmH family RNA methyltransferase → MKAITSRDNPLYKHLKALAGSTHQQRRSGHALLEGFHLASAYLDAVGQPETCVVTEGALDHDEARAIVERIDASHVVTLPDALFGQLSTVVNGMGMLLLVERPVMPLPERVSETCVVLDGIQDAGNVGSILRSAAAAGIGHVFCAPGTVYAWSSKVLRAGMGAHFLLQIHEDVEPNALRERLAVPSAITDSHGAQALYDCDLSGPIAWVFGNEGAGVSPFWREAATQRVTIPQPGGMESLNVAAAAAVCLFEQCRQQRNS, encoded by the coding sequence GTGAAAGCGATCACGTCGCGGGACAATCCGCTCTATAAGCACCTGAAGGCACTGGCCGGCTCGACGCATCAACAGCGTCGCAGCGGCCACGCGTTGCTCGAAGGTTTCCATCTTGCGAGCGCGTATCTCGATGCAGTCGGTCAGCCGGAAACCTGCGTCGTAACCGAAGGCGCGCTCGATCACGACGAAGCACGCGCGATCGTCGAACGCATCGACGCATCGCACGTTGTGACGCTGCCGGATGCGCTGTTCGGACAGCTGTCGACGGTCGTGAACGGCATGGGGATGCTGCTGCTCGTCGAGCGGCCGGTTATGCCGTTGCCTGAACGTGTGTCAGAGACGTGTGTGGTGCTCGACGGCATTCAGGATGCGGGCAACGTCGGCTCGATCCTGCGCAGCGCGGCGGCTGCCGGTATCGGGCACGTGTTCTGCGCGCCGGGCACGGTGTACGCGTGGTCGTCGAAGGTATTGCGTGCCGGAATGGGCGCGCACTTCCTGCTGCAGATTCACGAGGACGTCGAGCCTAACGCATTACGCGAACGTCTCGCGGTGCCGTCCGCGATCACCGATTCGCACGGCGCGCAAGCGCTGTACGACTGCGATCTGAGCGGGCCGATTGCGTGGGTGTTCGGCAACGAAGGGGCGGGCGTGTCGCCGTTCTGGCGCGAGGCCGCGACGCAGCGCGTGACGATTCCGCAGCCGGGTGGAATGGAATCGCTGAACGTCGCTGCGGCCGCCGCTGTCTGTCTGTTCGAACAGTGCAGACAGCAGCGCAACAGCTAG